A genomic region of Thunnus maccoyii chromosome 13, fThuMac1.1, whole genome shotgun sequence contains the following coding sequences:
- the LOC121910621 gene encoding insulin-like: MAALWLQSASLLVLLVMLCPGSKAISSQHLCGSHLVEALNLVCGDRGFFYNPRRDVDPALRFLPPKAGGAAPAGSDNEVAEFAFKDQMEMMVKRGIVEQCCHRPCSMFELENYCN, translated from the exons ATGGCAGCGCTGTGGCTCCAGTCTGCCTCTCTGCTGGTCCTACTGGTCATGTTGTGCCCAGGCTCCAAAGCCATTTCATCACAGCACCTGTGTGGCTCTCACCTGGTCGAGGCCCTAAACTTGGTCTGCGGGGACAGAGGCTTTTTCTACAACCCCAGGAGAGACGTCGACCCTGCGCTGC GTTTCCTACCTCCAAAGGCAGGCGGAGCAGCACCAGCAGGCAGCGACAACGAGGTTGCCGAGTTCGCCTTCAAGGACCAGATGGAGATGATGGTGAAGCGAGGCATTGTGGAGCAGTGCTGCCACAGGCCCTGCAGCATGTTTGAACTGGAGAACTACTGCAACTGA